In Sphingomonas sp. R1, a single genomic region encodes these proteins:
- a CDS encoding efflux transporter outer membrane subunit, which yields MMSRFPTRPLLLTAAAASALGACAPVPNLGARPEVRAANSYAASQSLAGTAQAAWPVTNWWTAYNDPQLNALMDEAFRGAPDLAAAAARLRSAQAYAVQAGAANLPRVDASGSAAANQINTGDGLPINIPSNVQTIGYGTLNLSFDLDLWGKNRAQLAAATSQAEAARLELEQARLALSTNIAAAYADLARLAADRAVQERALQVRLQTQKLVTDRVTNGLETRAEEKQAASAVPAARAQLAGIDEQIGLTRNRIAALLGQGPDRGLAIALPTAPTEARGVPADVTTDLIGRRPDIAAARARVEAAASKIKVARAAFYPSIRLSALAGYGALGLDNLVKGNGAAVFQAGPAISLPIFHGGELRGQYAGARAAYDEAVANYDNSVTSAYHDVADAVTSQKALATRLSESRQALADSEQAYGIARQRYEGGLSRFLDVLTAEERVLQNRQIVAELEARAFALDVQLVRALGGGFSTNNAAVAASEVPTHG from the coding sequence ATGATGAGTCGTTTCCCGACCAGGCCCTTGTTGCTGACTGCGGCTGCCGCCTCGGCGCTCGGCGCCTGCGCGCCCGTCCCCAACCTTGGCGCTCGCCCTGAAGTTCGCGCGGCGAACAGCTATGCAGCGAGCCAGTCGCTCGCCGGCACGGCCCAGGCCGCCTGGCCCGTCACCAACTGGTGGACCGCCTATAACGATCCGCAGCTGAACGCCCTGATGGACGAAGCCTTTCGCGGCGCACCCGATCTCGCCGCAGCGGCGGCCCGGCTGCGCTCGGCACAGGCCTATGCGGTGCAGGCAGGCGCGGCAAACCTGCCGCGCGTCGATGCCAGCGGCTCGGCGGCTGCCAACCAGATCAACACGGGCGACGGACTGCCGATCAACATCCCGTCGAACGTGCAGACGATCGGCTATGGGACGCTGAACCTGTCCTTCGACCTCGACCTTTGGGGCAAGAACCGCGCCCAGCTCGCCGCCGCCACCTCGCAGGCCGAAGCCGCGCGGCTGGAACTCGAACAGGCGCGCCTCGCGCTCTCGACCAACATCGCCGCCGCCTATGCCGACCTGGCCCGGCTCGCCGCCGATCGCGCGGTGCAGGAACGCGCGCTGCAGGTGCGCCTGCAGACGCAGAAGCTGGTCACCGATCGGGTGACCAACGGTCTCGAGACCCGCGCCGAGGAAAAGCAGGCCGCTTCCGCCGTTCCCGCCGCACGCGCGCAGCTCGCCGGGATCGATGAGCAGATCGGCCTGACCCGCAACCGCATCGCGGCGCTGCTCGGCCAGGGGCCGGACCGCGGGCTGGCAATTGCGCTGCCCACCGCACCCACCGAGGCGCGCGGCGTCCCCGCCGATGTAACGACAGACCTGATCGGCCGCCGCCCCGACATCGCCGCCGCGCGTGCCCGGGTCGAGGCTGCCGCCAGCAAGATCAAGGTGGCGCGCGCAGCCTTCTATCCGTCGATCCGCCTGAGCGCACTCGCCGGCTATGGCGCGCTCGGACTTGACAACCTTGTCAAAGGTAACGGCGCTGCGGTCTTCCAGGCCGGCCCGGCGATCAGCCTGCCGATCTTCCACGGTGGCGAGCTGCGCGGCCAATATGCCGGCGCACGCGCTGCCTATGACGAAGCTGTCGCCAATTACGACAACAGCGTCACCTCCGCCTATCATGATGTAGCGGATGCGGTGACGAGCCAGAAGGCGCTGGCCACGCGGCTCAGCGAGAGCCGCCAGGCGCTCGCCGATTCCGAACAGGCCTACGGGATTGCGCGGCAACGCTATGAAGGCGGGCTGTCGCGGTTCCTCGATGTTCTAACCGCCGAGGAGAGGGTGTTGCAGAACCGTCAGATCGTTGCCGAACTGGAAGCCCGTGCTTTCGCACTGGACGTCCAGCTCGTCCGCGCACTCGGCGGAGGCTTTTCCACCAACAACGCGGCGGTTGCCGCTTCCGAGGTCCCGACCCATGGCTGA
- a CDS encoding fumarate hydratase: MTVLIQEADLIESVADALQYISYYHPMDYIRALGDAYEAEQGPAAKDAIAQILTNSRMCAEGHRPICQDTGIVTVFIKWGQKCVLNSERSLQEVVDEGVRRAYLHPENRLRASILRDPAFSRVNTKDNTPCVLNVEMVPGDHVHVELAAKGGGSENKSKFAMLNPSDSIVDWVLEMVPKMGAGWCPPGMLGIGIGGTAEKAVTLAKQSLMGDIDMAQLKLRGPQNDIERLRIEIFDKVNALGIGAQGLGGLATILDVKILDYPTHAASKPIAMIPNCAATRHAHFSLDGSGPVYLDPPSLDEWPKVEWTPSKESIRVDLDTLTPEVVASWKPGDRLLLNGKMLTGRDAAHKRIQDMLAKGEELPVDFKGRVIYYVGPVDPVRDEVVGPAGPTTATRMDKFTEMMLAQTGLIAMVGKAERGPVAIEAIRQHKAAYLMAVGGAAYLVARAIKGARVVGFADLGMEAIYEFDVKDMPVTVAVDATGESVHHTGPLVWREKIAREKLLQSA; this comes from the coding sequence ATGACCGTCCTCATCCAGGAAGCCGATCTGATCGAGAGCGTCGCCGACGCGCTCCAGTACATCTCCTACTACCACCCGATGGACTATATCCGCGCGCTGGGCGACGCCTATGAGGCCGAGCAGGGCCCCGCCGCCAAGGACGCCATCGCCCAGATCCTGACCAACAGCCGCATGTGCGCGGAAGGGCATCGCCCGATCTGCCAGGATACCGGCATCGTCACGGTCTTCATCAAATGGGGCCAGAAGTGCGTGCTGAACAGCGAGCGCTCGCTGCAGGAAGTGGTCGATGAAGGCGTGCGCCGCGCCTATCTCCACCCGGAGAACCGCCTGCGCGCCTCGATCCTGCGCGACCCGGCGTTCAGCCGCGTCAACACCAAGGACAACACCCCTTGCGTGCTCAACGTCGAGATGGTCCCGGGCGACCATGTCCATGTCGAGCTGGCGGCCAAGGGCGGCGGCTCCGAGAACAAGTCCAAGTTCGCGATGCTCAACCCGAGCGATTCGATCGTCGACTGGGTGCTCGAGATGGTCCCGAAGATGGGCGCCGGCTGGTGCCCGCCGGGCATGCTCGGGATCGGCATCGGCGGCACCGCCGAGAAGGCCGTGACCCTCGCCAAGCAGTCGCTGATGGGCGACATCGACATGGCCCAGCTCAAGCTGCGCGGCCCCCAGAACGATATCGAGCGGCTCCGCATCGAGATCTTCGACAAGGTCAACGCGCTCGGCATCGGCGCGCAGGGCCTGGGCGGGCTGGCGACGATCCTCGACGTGAAGATCCTCGACTATCCAACGCACGCCGCGTCCAAGCCGATCGCGATGATCCCCAACTGCGCCGCGACCCGCCACGCCCATTTCAGCCTCGACGGCAGCGGCCCGGTCTATCTCGACCCGCCGAGCCTCGACGAATGGCCGAAGGTGGAATGGACGCCGTCGAAGGAGTCGATCCGGGTCGATCTCGACACGCTGACCCCCGAAGTGGTGGCGAGCTGGAAGCCGGGCGACCGCCTGCTGCTCAACGGCAAGATGCTCACCGGCCGTGACGCCGCGCACAAGCGCATCCAGGACATGCTGGCCAAGGGCGAGGAGCTGCCGGTCGATTTCAAGGGCCGGGTGATCTATTATGTCGGCCCGGTCGATCCGGTACGCGACGAGGTGGTCGGCCCCGCCGGCCCCACCACCGCGACGCGGATGGACAAGTTCACCGAGATGATGCTGGCGCAGACCGGCCTGATCGCGATGGTCGGCAAGGCCGAGCGCGGTCCGGTGGCGATCGAGGCGATCCGCCAGCACAAGGCCGCCTATCTGATGGCGGTCGGCGGTGCGGCCTATCTCGTCGCCCGCGCGATCAAGGGCGCGCGCGTCGTCGGGTTCGCCGATCTCGGCATGGAAGCAATCTACGAGTTCGACGTGAAGGACATGCCGGTCACCGTCGCGGTGGATGCCACCGGCGAGAGCGTCCACCACACCGGCCCGCTGGTGTGGCGCGAGAAGATCGCCCGCGAGAAGCTGCTGCAGTCGGCCTGA
- a CDS encoding HlyD family efflux transporter periplasmic adaptor subunit, which yields MADAEPAIHSARGNNADRAEPTPAPSPVDEDAGKRKALRKRLMLGVGGLVLIAGLGYGGYYMAVGSHYVSTDNAYVGADSASITPMTGGQVLRVAVADTQTVKKGDVLVQIDDSDARIMLAQAEADLARATRQFGQTAATSEALAAQVQARDADIARARAQVTAAQADFEKARIDLARRQKLAPNGAVSGEELTSATNAFQAARANLDLARAGLAQASSTKSAASGQLAANDALVRGTNANTAPEVLAARAKVEQAKLDLSRTVIRAPFDGVVTRRAVQVGQRVAPGAQLMLIVPLNQLYVDANFKEGQLTKVKVGQPVELKSDLYGSDVKYHGRVVGFSGGTGSSFALIPAQNATGNWIKVVQRLPVRVALDPKELQAHPLRVGLSMDAEIDTSAK from the coding sequence ATGGCTGACGCAGAACCCGCCATCCACTCCGCGCGTGGCAACAACGCCGACCGCGCCGAGCCCACCCCTGCCCCCTCGCCGGTTGATGAAGACGCAGGCAAGCGGAAGGCGCTGCGCAAGCGGCTGATGCTCGGCGTCGGCGGCCTCGTGCTGATCGCCGGTCTCGGTTATGGCGGCTATTACATGGCCGTCGGCAGCCATTATGTGAGCACCGACAATGCCTATGTCGGCGCCGACAGCGCGAGCATCACCCCGATGACCGGCGGCCAGGTGCTGCGCGTCGCGGTGGCCGACACCCAGACGGTGAAGAAGGGCGATGTTCTCGTTCAGATCGACGACAGCGATGCCCGCATCATGCTGGCCCAGGCCGAAGCCGATCTTGCCCGGGCCACCCGCCAGTTCGGGCAGACCGCCGCAACCAGCGAGGCGCTGGCCGCGCAGGTGCAGGCGCGCGATGCCGACATCGCCCGCGCCCGTGCGCAGGTCACCGCCGCACAGGCCGATTTCGAGAAGGCCCGCATCGACCTCGCGCGTCGCCAGAAGCTGGCCCCCAACGGCGCCGTTTCCGGCGAAGAGCTGACCTCGGCGACCAACGCCTTCCAGGCCGCACGCGCCAACCTCGATCTCGCCAGGGCCGGGCTCGCCCAGGCGAGCTCGACCAAGTCCGCGGCCAGTGGCCAGCTTGCGGCGAACGACGCGCTGGTGCGTGGCACCAACGCCAACACCGCCCCCGAAGTCCTCGCCGCCCGCGCCAAGGTGGAGCAGGCCAAGCTCGACCTTTCCCGCACGGTGATCCGCGCGCCGTTCGACGGCGTCGTCACCCGCCGTGCGGTCCAGGTCGGCCAACGTGTCGCCCCGGGTGCGCAGCTGATGCTGATCGTGCCGCTCAACCAGCTGTACGTGGACGCCAACTTCAAGGAAGGGCAGCTGACCAAGGTAAAGGTCGGCCAGCCCGTGGAGTTGAAGTCCGATCTGTATGGCAGCGACGTGAAGTATCACGGCCGCGTCGTCGGCTTCTCGGGCGGAACCGGATCGTCCTTCGCGCTGATCCCCGCGCAGAACGCGACCGGCAACTGGATCAAGGTGGTCCAGCGCCTGCCCGTGCGCGTCGCGCTGGATCCGAAGGAGCTGCAGGCGCACCCGCTGCGCGTCGGCCTGTCGATGGATGCCGAGATCGATACCTCGGCCAAGTAA
- a CDS encoding LysR family transcriptional regulator, with translation MRELNYNHLRYFWAVAHDGNLTRTAERMAVSQSALSTQIRKLEERLGHALFEREGRRLVLTEAGRIALDHADSIFATGDELLDVLRETGRARQAVRIGALATLSRNFQIGFVQPLLHRADVELVLRSGSAAELMQALASLQLDMVLANRPPARDAITPYLAHKIAEQRVSLIGRPDILGDTSLAALLATQPLVLPTLESSVRAAFDALAATLGVRPQIAAEVDDMAMMRLLARDGVGLAVLPPIVVRDELAAGSLVELAQLPQVRESFYAVTLDRRFPNPLVRVLLEHAKGTA, from the coding sequence ATGCGCGAACTGAACTATAATCATCTTCGCTATTTCTGGGCCGTCGCGCATGACGGTAACCTCACCCGCACCGCCGAGCGCATGGCGGTGTCGCAGTCCGCGCTGTCCACCCAGATCCGCAAGCTGGAAGAGCGCCTGGGGCATGCGCTGTTCGAGCGCGAGGGGCGCCGGCTGGTGCTGACCGAGGCGGGCCGCATCGCGCTGGACCATGCCGATTCGATCTTCGCCACGGGCGACGAGCTGCTCGACGTGCTGCGCGAGACCGGCCGCGCGCGGCAGGCGGTGCGGATCGGCGCGCTGGCAACCCTGTCCCGCAACTTCCAGATCGGCTTCGTCCAGCCCCTGCTTCACCGCGCCGACGTGGAACTGGTGCTGCGCTCGGGCAGCGCGGCGGAGCTGATGCAGGCACTGGCGAGCCTCCAGCTCGATATGGTGCTGGCCAACCGGCCGCCGGCCCGCGACGCGATCACCCCCTACCTCGCCCACAAGATCGCCGAGCAGCGGGTAAGTCTGATCGGCCGCCCCGACATCTTGGGCGACACCAGCCTGGCGGCGCTGCTGGCCACCCAGCCGCTGGTGCTGCCCACGCTGGAAAGCAGCGTCCGCGCCGCGTTCGATGCGCTTGCCGCGACCCTCGGCGTCCGCCCCCAGATTGCCGCGGAGGTGGACGACATGGCGATGATGCGACTGCTTGCCCGCGACGGGGTTGGCCTCGCAGTGCTGCCGCCGATCGTGGTGCGCGACGAGCTGGCAGCGGGCAGCCTGGTCGAACTGGCGCAACTGCCGCAGGTGCGTGAGAGCTTCTACGCAGTGACGCTCGATCGCCGCTTTCCCAATCCGCTGGTCCGCGTACTGCTGGAACATGCCAAGGGAACGGCGTAG
- a CDS encoding DoxX family protein: MGTPAETPWRRRARIVLACLYLLAGVLHLMVPRPFLHITPAWVPYPALVIAGTGLCEIAGAFALLSVRLRRLAGVMLALYALCVFPANLQHAVRDLSTGTGLGWAYHAPRLFVQPLLCWWALWAGGWRR, encoded by the coding sequence ATGGGCACGCCCGCCGAGACGCCGTGGCGCCGCCGCGCGCGCATCGTGCTGGCGTGCCTCTATCTGCTGGCGGGCGTGCTGCACCTGATGGTGCCACGCCCGTTCCTCCACATCACGCCTGCCTGGGTGCCTTACCCTGCGCTGGTGATCGCCGGTACCGGGCTGTGCGAGATCGCAGGCGCGTTCGCGCTGCTGAGTGTGCGGCTGCGCAGGCTCGCCGGCGTGATGCTTGCCCTGTACGCGCTCTGCGTGTTCCCCGCGAACCTCCAGCATGCGGTGCGGGACCTCTCCACCGGTACCGGCCTCGGCTGGGCCTATCATGCGCCGCGCCTGTTCGTGCAGCCGTTGCTGTGCTGGTGGGCGCTCTGGGCGGGGGGCTGGCGGCGCTAG
- the lysA gene encoding diaminopimelate decarboxylase, with product MSFEMQGDELHAEGVSLAAIARAVGTPAYVYSEAALRSAADAFTTALAGVPRARRMFAVKANPNPTILRTLARLGFGADIVSGGELALALQAGIAPKDIVYSGVGKTPGELATALAAGIGRFNLELEREGEVLSALALARCVRAPALLRVNPHIDAHTHAKISTAMADSKFGIAYGEAAAMYGRLAALPGLDLHGVAVHIGSQITDLAPLRATYRRIGQLIARLRAEGHRITHVDLGGGLGVSYRDGEPAMDMAAYGAMVVQETQDWGVTVLFEPGRFIAARAGVLLTRVLWVKPALPHPFVIVDAAMNDLARPALYDAWHEFSAVQATPDRFVANIVGPVCESSDIFARARVVDRVREGDLAVFHTVGAYGAAMASTYNARPLVPEVWVEGARFAVIAERLPAAAVRPHRLPEWTASRAVARLA from the coding sequence ATGTCGTTCGAAATGCAGGGCGACGAACTCCACGCCGAGGGAGTGTCGCTCGCGGCAATCGCTCGGGCCGTGGGCACACCCGCCTATGTCTATTCGGAAGCTGCGCTTCGCAGCGCCGCCGATGCGTTCACCACAGCGCTGGCCGGCGTACCGCGCGCGCGGCGGATGTTCGCTGTGAAGGCCAATCCCAACCCGACGATCCTGCGCACGCTCGCACGCCTCGGCTTCGGCGCCGACATCGTCTCCGGGGGTGAACTTGCGCTGGCGCTGCAAGCAGGCATCGCGCCCAAAGACATCGTCTATTCGGGCGTGGGCAAGACCCCCGGCGAGCTGGCGACGGCGCTGGCCGCGGGGATCGGCCGCTTCAATCTGGAGCTGGAACGCGAGGGTGAAGTGCTTTCGGCGCTGGCCCTTGCGCGTTGCGTCCGCGCGCCGGCGCTGCTGCGCGTCAACCCGCATATCGATGCGCACACCCATGCCAAGATCAGTACCGCGATGGCGGACAGCAAGTTCGGCATCGCCTATGGCGAGGCAGCGGCGATGTACGGCCGGCTCGCCGCGCTTCCCGGGCTCGATCTGCACGGCGTGGCGGTGCATATCGGCAGCCAGATCACCGATCTCGCTCCGCTGCGCGCCACCTATCGCCGGATCGGCCAGCTGATCGCGCGGCTTCGCGCGGAGGGGCACCGCATCACCCATGTCGATCTGGGCGGGGGGCTCGGCGTTTCCTATCGCGACGGGGAACCCGCTATGGACATGGCGGCCTATGGCGCGATGGTCGTGCAGGAGACGCAGGATTGGGGCGTCACCGTGCTGTTCGAGCCGGGCCGGTTCATCGCGGCGCGGGCGGGCGTGCTGCTCACCCGCGTGCTGTGGGTGAAGCCGGCGCTGCCGCACCCGTTCGTGATCGTCGATGCGGCGATGAACGATCTCGCGCGGCCTGCACTGTACGATGCCTGGCACGAATTCTCCGCCGTTCAGGCGACGCCGGATCGGTTCGTGGCGAACATCGTGGGGCCGGTCTGCGAAAGCAGCGACATCTTCGCCCGCGCGCGCGTCGTCGACCGTGTGCGGGAGGGTGATCTCGCGGTGTTCCACACGGTCGGGGCCTATGGCGCGGCGATGGCCTCGACCTACAATGCCCGGCCCCTAGTGCCGGAGGTCTGGGTGGAGGGCGCGCGCTTTGCAGTCATTGCCGAGCGGCTGCCGGCAGCGGCGGTCCGTCCGCACCGCCTGCCCGAATGGACGGCGTCACGGGCGGTGGCGCGCCTCGCCTGA
- a CDS encoding TetR/AcrR family transcriptional regulator, with amino-acid sequence METLTPKCLGKREARKLDRRAAILAIAKRHFMEQGYAAVSMSAIASELGGSKGTLWSYFASKEELFDACVDEATRDYREQVMQLLVPSDNLQATLCAFIRSLLRKVTSREAIQLHRVIHAEVERSPEMGAIFFRRGPQRTRELLAAYLEDAMHKGQLRTSDPLKAAFALTSLCMGSQQRAMLGHVFTDAEIDEETDYIVDFFLRGFAPEPARA; translated from the coding sequence ATGGAAACCCTGACCCCCAAATGTCTCGGAAAGCGCGAGGCGCGGAAGCTGGATCGTCGCGCCGCGATCCTCGCTATCGCCAAGCGGCACTTCATGGAGCAGGGCTATGCGGCCGTATCCATGTCCGCAATCGCGTCGGAACTCGGCGGATCCAAGGGGACGCTGTGGAGCTATTTCGCGTCGAAGGAAGAATTGTTCGATGCGTGCGTGGACGAGGCGACGCGCGACTATCGCGAACAGGTGATGCAGTTGCTGGTCCCGTCGGACAATCTGCAGGCGACGCTCTGCGCCTTCATCCGCAGCCTGCTGCGCAAGGTCACCTCCCGGGAAGCCATCCAGCTGCATCGCGTGATCCATGCCGAGGTCGAGCGCTCGCCCGAAATGGGCGCGATCTTCTTCCGCCGCGGCCCCCAGCGCACGCGCGAACTCCTGGCGGCGTATCTCGAAGATGCGATGCACAAGGGCCAGCTGCGCACCTCCGATCCGCTGAAGGCCGCGTTCGCGCTCACCAGCCTGTGCATGGGGTCGCAGCAGCGCGCGATGCTGGGCCATGTTTTCACCGATGCCGAGATCGACGAGGAGACCGACTATATCGTCGATTTCTTCCTGCGCGGATTTGCGCCCGAACCCGCGCGCGCCTAG
- a CDS encoding SAM-dependent methyltransferase, whose translation MELSHRFVLTAAPATAPLAARVRDALYDAAGRAAMQDLRWPTVFARLEAMRDEGRRSIRIVDAACGTASLLLHTIRTARMLGFVAIEARGVECDGALLAEARRVAATIQDPAIDLTFHIGTAEAAMRDEIAFPADILLYTAAPEQIGVQMALARRAGRLALAGPRSGAGA comes from the coding sequence ATGGAACTCTCTCACCGCTTCGTCCTTACGGCAGCGCCCGCGACGGCGCCGCTTGCCGCACGCGTTCGCGATGCGCTGTACGACGCAGCCGGCCGTGCCGCGATGCAGGACCTGCGCTGGCCGACCGTCTTCGCCCGGCTGGAGGCCATGCGCGACGAGGGGCGGCGCAGCATCCGCATCGTCGACGCTGCCTGCGGCACCGCCAGCCTGTTGCTACACACCATCCGCACCGCGCGCATGCTCGGCTTCGTTGCGATCGAGGCACGTGGGGTGGAGTGCGACGGCGCGCTGCTTGCCGAGGCGCGCCGGGTTGCCGCGACGATCCAGGATCCGGCGATCGATCTGACCTTTCATATCGGCACCGCCGAAGCAGCGATGCGGGACGAGATCGCCTTTCCGGCGGATATCCTGCTCTACACCGCGGCGCCCGAGCAGATAGGCGTGCAGATGGCGCTGGCGCGGCGTGCGGGTCGGCTCGCGCTGGCAGGCCCGCGATCAGGAGCCGGCGCTTGA
- a CDS encoding EAL domain-containing protein, which translates to MRKICTGCRDGTDFDIPFDMAFQPIVDTATGEPFAFEALVRGSDGSGAYGVLSQVNDQNRYAFDQACRVKAIESAMAAGLMETDAHLSINFLPNAVYSPIACIQLTLQTARKVGMPLDRLIFEFTENEQMASPDHVATIIDSYKQIGFKVAIDDFGAGHSGLDRFARFAPDEVKLDMELIRGIETDRRRQAIVRAVAGLCAELDTLLIAEGIETAAEAATLRGLGVRYHQGYWYARPALGTLPAIAEEALRF; encoded by the coding sequence ATGCGGAAGATTTGCACCGGCTGCCGCGACGGCACCGATTTCGACATTCCGTTCGACATGGCCTTCCAGCCGATCGTCGACACGGCGACCGGCGAGCCCTTCGCGTTCGAGGCGCTCGTCCGAGGCTCCGACGGCTCCGGCGCCTATGGCGTGCTGTCGCAGGTGAATGACCAGAACCGCTACGCCTTCGATCAGGCCTGCCGCGTCAAGGCGATCGAAAGCGCGATGGCGGCCGGGCTGATGGAGACGGACGCGCATCTCTCGATCAACTTCCTGCCCAACGCGGTCTATTCGCCGATCGCCTGCATCCAGCTGACGCTCCAGACCGCGCGCAAGGTAGGGATGCCGCTCGACCGGCTGATCTTCGAATTTACCGAGAACGAGCAGATGGCCTCGCCCGACCATGTCGCGACGATCATCGATTCCTACAAGCAGATCGGCTTCAAGGTGGCGATCGACGATTTCGGAGCGGGCCATTCGGGGCTCGATCGCTTCGCGCGTTTCGCGCCGGACGAGGTGAAGCTCGACATGGAACTGATCCGCGGCATCGAAACGGATCGCCGGCGCCAGGCGATCGTCCGCGCCGTAGCGGGGCTCTGCGCCGAACTGGATACGCTGCTGATCGCCGAGGGAATCGAGACCGCCGCCGAAGCGGCCACGCTCCGCGGGCTCGGTGTGCGCTACCATCAGGGCTATTGGTATGCCCGCCCCGCGCTTGGCACCCTGCCGGCGATCGCGGAAGAGGCGCTTCGTTTCTGA
- a CDS encoding helix-turn-helix domain-containing protein — translation MPIIVNLDVMLARRKVRSKELAEAIGITESNLSLLKSGKVKGVRFSTLAAICRHLECTPGDLLAYEYSDADRDGEDG, via the coding sequence ATGCCGATCATCGTCAATCTCGATGTCATGCTCGCCCGCCGCAAGGTCCGCTCCAAGGAACTGGCCGAGGCGATCGGCATCACCGAAAGCAACCTGTCGCTGCTGAAATCGGGCAAGGTGAAGGGCGTGCGCTTCTCTACCCTTGCCGCGATCTGCCGCCATCTCGAGTGCACACCCGGCGATCTGCTCGCCTATGAATATTCCGACGCCGATAGAGATGGCGAGGACGGATGA
- a CDS encoding acyloxyacyl hydrolase, with protein MIGWKEGAVGAALALAPVTAVAQQVGEGGPAARHTEIAIGVFQHGSNFHPLGSQLTFNLPELPPGYVYEGQEEDGTTDVEIAYRSRPLRILLKPRLTGKLQINTDGRTSFGSIGAEWRQHFFRDRIYVQGGIGLTVIDGYRFTPDPFQPGLSQDEAQRRYTIYRRRTSFGSTVLFNPNASIGVRLTPKWAVELAWEHYSHRQLFSDTNPGMDSLGVRLVHRFGR; from the coding sequence ATGATCGGGTGGAAAGAAGGCGCGGTCGGCGCAGCGTTGGCGCTCGCACCCGTCACGGCGGTGGCGCAGCAGGTCGGGGAGGGCGGGCCCGCGGCGCGGCATACGGAGATTGCCATCGGCGTGTTCCAGCACGGTTCGAACTTCCACCCCCTGGGCAGCCAGCTCACCTTCAACCTGCCCGAGCTACCGCCCGGCTATGTCTACGAAGGGCAGGAGGAAGACGGCACGACCGACGTCGAGATCGCGTATCGCAGCCGGCCGCTCCGGATCCTGCTCAAGCCGCGACTGACCGGCAAGCTGCAGATCAACACGGATGGTCGGACCAGCTTCGGCAGCATCGGGGCCGAATGGCGCCAGCACTTCTTCCGTGACCGGATCTATGTGCAGGGTGGCATCGGGCTGACGGTGATCGATGGCTATCGCTTCACGCCCGATCCGTTCCAGCCGGGGCTCTCGCAGGACGAGGCGCAGCGGCGCTACACGATCTACCGGCGGCGCACCTCCTTCGGTTCGACGGTGCTGTTCAATCCGAATGCGTCGATCGGGGTACGCCTGACCCCGAAATGGGCCGTCGAGCTGGCGTGGGAGCATTACAGCCACCGCCAGCTGTTCTCGGACACAAATCCGGGGATGGATAGTCTGGGTGTGCGACTGGTCCATCGCTTCGGGCGCTGA